One Strigops habroptila isolate Jane chromosome 19, bStrHab1.2.pri, whole genome shotgun sequence genomic window carries:
- the LOC115617970 gene encoding keratin, type I cytoskeletal 16-like — MSCSIKRTSSTSYRSGGGGGACGGGSGRGSSVSCRRYASSVIGGGSYGGGACGAAYSGGMSAGSLSGGFGGCMGGGFGGGFGGGFGAGGDLLLSGNEKVTMQNLNDRLATYLDKVRRLEEENAQLEHHIREWYRKQAPSVSKDYSSYYQTIEQLQNQIIAATVDNNKLVLDIDNSKMTADDFRMKYENELVIRQTVEADINGLRNILDDLTRTRSSLESELESLKDELIALKRNHEEEMRQLQSQTGGDVSVEVNAAPGQDLTKILNDLRNEYEQIIEKNRREVEQWYEVKIEEVNRQVTSSSQDIQTSSHQLTELRRDMQNLEIELQAQLSTKGSLENSLAETESRYGCLLQQIQGQINSVEEELASIRCEMESQNQEYKMLLGIKTRLEQEIAQYRALLQEGQQDMVTSQGALQGGGMSSHTYSSTSYSHGQSGDKAGDL; from the exons ATGAGCTGCAGCATCAAGAGAACATCCAGCACCTCGTACCGCAGCGGCGGAGGTGGCGGGGCCTGTGGTGGCGGGAGCGGCAGGGGCTCCTCCGTCTCCTGCAGGCGCTACGCCTCCTCCGTCATCGGCGGGGGCAGCTATGGGGGGGGAGCGTGCGGCGCTGCCTACAGCGGGGGCATGAGTGCGGGCAGCCTCTCTGGGGGCTTTGGGGGTTGCATGGGAGGAGGCTTTGGTGGCGGCTTTGGGGGAGGCTTTGGTGCCGGGGGGGACCTCCTGCTCAGCGGCAATGAGAAGGTCACCATGCAAAACCTCAATGACCGCCTGGCCACCTACCTGGACAAGGTGCGaaggctggaggaagaaaatgctcAGCTGGAGCACCACATCCGCGAGTGGTACAGGAAACAAGCTCCCAGCGTTTCAAAGGACTACAGCTCCTACTACCAGACCATCGAACAACTCCAGAACCAG ATCATTGCTGCCACTGTGGACAATAACAAATTAGTTCTGGACATCGATAACAGCAAGATGACAGCTGACGACTTCCGGATGAA gTATGAGAATGAGTTGGTCATCCGTCAGACTGTGGAGGCTGACATCAATGGCTTGAGAAACATCCTGGATGATCTCACTCGCACTCGGTCTTCCCTGGAATCTGAGCTCGAGTCCCTGAAGGATGAGCTGATTGCTCTTAAGAGAAACCATGAGGAG GAGATGAGGCAGCTGCAGTCCCAGACGGGAGGTGACGTGAGCGTGGAGGTCAATGCTGCCCCTGGCCAAGACCTGACAAAGATACTGAATGACCTGAGGAACGAATACGAGCAGATCATCGAGAAGAACCGCAGAGAGGTGGAGCAGTGGTATGAAGTCAAG ATTGAAGAAGTCAACCGTCAGGTCACTTCTAGCAGCCAGGACATCCAGACAAGCAGCCACCAGCTCACTGAGCTGAGGCGCGACATGCAGAACCTGGAGATCGAGCTGCAGGCGCAGCTCAGCACG AAAGGCTCTCTGGAAAACTCCTTGGCAGAAACCGAATCTCGCTACGGCTGCCTGCTGCAACAGATCCAAGGGCAGATCAACTCTGTAGAGGAGGAGCTGGCCAGCATCCGCTGTGAGATGGAGAGTCAGAACCAGGAGTACAAGATGCTCCTGGGCATCAAGACCCGCCTGGAGCAGGAGATAGCTCAGTACcgggctctgctgcaggagggacagCAGGACATGGT AACATCTCAAGGAGCTCTCCAAGGAGGGGGAATGTCCTCCCACACTTATTCTTCTACTTCCTACTCTCATGGGCAATCTGGTGACAAGGCAG GAGACCTGTAG